One genomic window of Parasteatoda tepidariorum isolate YZ-2023 chromosome 9, CAS_Ptep_4.0, whole genome shotgun sequence includes the following:
- the LOC107456562 gene encoding transcription initiation factor TFIID subunit 13, with product MAGNEDFDQFEDDLQESQEPQTGDKKKRLFSKELRCMMYGFGDDQNPYTESVDLLEDLVIEFITEITHKAMEIGRTGRVQVEDIVFLVRKDPRRYARVKDLLTMNEELKKARKAFDEVKYASV from the exons ATGGCAGGAAATGAAGATTTCGACCAG TTTGAAGATGATTTACAAGAGAGTCAAGAACCACAGACTGGTGATAAGAAGAAacgtttattttcaaaagaat tgcgTTGTATGATGTATGGATTTGGGGATGACCAAAATCCTTATACAGAATCTGTTGATCTTTTGGAAGATTTAGTTATAGAATTTATTACTGAAATc acGCATAAAGCGATGGAGATAGGCAGAACCGGTCGAGTTCAGGTGGAAGATATAGTTTTTCTAGTGCGTAAGGATCCGAGGAGGTATGCTCGTGTGAAAGATCTGCTCACTATGAATGAAGAGCTCAAGAAAGCTCGCAAAGCCTTCGATGAAGTGAAATACGCTTCtgtataa